DNA from Pichia kudriavzevii chromosome 5, complete sequence:
ATTCATACTGCTTGTACTAAATGAGCGTTGAGGTTGTTGTATATTTGGGGTGACAGAGAGACTACTCTCTGTATCTGAAAAGGAAACCGTTTTCCTTTCTAGCTTCTTAATCAACAAAGGCTGTATACCATCCAGCACTAATGTGAATCCAACAGGATCAGCCCCCCTTGGTAGAATAACATCTGCTCTTTCTCTTGTATCTTGTATGTAAGTCTTCATCTCATGTCTCGAATAGTTGAGGTAAACGTTCAATAAGAGctccaatttcttctgttcattttctccatCTTTCTCATCCTGAAGAATATCACGTTTGATCCATCTACCCAATCTGACATCAGCGTCGCAATCAATGTAAGTACGAATTGTAGCCATTTCTACTATTTCTTTGTCATAAAGGGCATACAGGCCATAGAGAATAATAACGTCACTGATTCCATCATTCATTTGTTGCGTCAAATCGTTTTTAATCTGATCAAAGTTGAACTGCAATGGTGCTCTTGATCCGCATCCAGCTGATTCAGACATGTAATCTTGCATATTAATCGTCTGGATGTTTAGTACGTCATGTTTGAACCTTGAAAGAAGCTGTTCTTTTAAAAGAGTTGCACCACACTCCTTTCCTGAAGAGTGACCTCCTGCAATAAGAACGAGAATGGTAGAAATCTCACTAGACATTGTCTCTAGTTTGAACAGATAGTTGCTGTACCAACCTCTTGAAATGCCGGGTTGTATACTTTCATGTATCAAGAACATTTTAAGCGGCTgacagaaaaaaaaaactgtaaTATAAAGTTGCAAGTTTTTCACTTAAATTTGAGTATACTGTTAAAGCATTAAAAATTTATTTCCTACTCTCCCCCTCCCAAATAATATAGACACAAAACATTTACCTAGCATAGTAATAGCATAACACAGTATGGAATTTGATAGAGAACTAGACAAGGAACTCAAGTTTAAAACTAGTAAGAAAGTCCCGGTCACTCCTACGTTTGAAGCAATGGGGTTGAAAGAGTCTCTTCTAAGAGGAATTTACGGTTATGGATTCACATTACCGTCAGCAATTCAGTCCAGAGCAATCACTCAGATTATCTCGGGCCGTGATACAATTGCACAAGCACAATCGGGTACAGGTAAGACCGccacattttcaattggcATGCTGGAGGTTTTAGATACTGGGAATAGGTCCACTCAAGCTATTGTTTTGTCACCAACTAGAGAGCTTGCTGTACAAATCCAGAATGTTATTCGTGCACTTGGTGACTATATGAACATTAGGGTTCATGCTTGTGTTGGTGGTAAGAGTGTAGGTGAAGATGTTAAAGCGCTTACAAAAGGGCAGCATGTGGTCAGTGGCACCCCAGGTAGAGTCCTTGACATGATCAAAAGGCGAAGTATGACCACTAGGAACGTCAAGGTATTAATTTTAGACGAAGCAGATGAATTGTTAGGTAAAGGGTTTCAGGACCAGATATACGACATATATAGGCATTTACCGCCTGGATGCcaagttgttgttgtcaGTGCAACTTTACCAAAAGAGGTTTTAAATATGACTAAAAAGTTCATGAGTGATCCGGTCAAGATTTTGGTCAAACGTGATGAAATTACACTAGAAGGTATCAAACAATATTTTGTTCAGGTTGAGAAGGAAGAATGGAAATTTGATACCTTGTGTGATTTATATGACTCTTTAACAATCACGCAAGCCGTCATATTCTGTAacacaaaaaagaaagtcGATTGGTTGGCCTCAGAACTAAAAAAGGCTAATTTTACTGTTGTGTCTATGCATGGTGATATgaagcaagaagaaagagacaaaATTATGAACGAATTTCGTTTGGGAAACTCACGTGTACTCATCTCAACCGATGTTTGGGCCAGAGGTATTGATGTTCAACAAGTTTCACTCGTCATAAATTATGACTTGCCCACGGACAGGGAAAACTATATTCATAGAATTGGTAGATCGGGACGTTTTGGTCGTAAAGGTGTTGCAATTAACTTTGTTACAGAGGAAGATGTTTCGACGCTGCATGATATCGAAAACTACTATTCCTctcaaattgaagaaatgcCTGTTAATATTGCTAGCATCATGTAATATGGCTAAAGATCTTAGTATTTTTGTATATaagttttcctttcttttttggaTTGCATTAAGATTAATGGTTTATAAATATTACATTTAGTTTATGTATAATATATGGAAAGGTTTTATTTGGAGCATTCTACGTAAAAAtctcatttcttcttgttaGAGGTGGAATTCTTTGGTAATTCCTTGACAAATGGGATAAATTCAGGCTCACCTGGGATGTACTTCCTCAAAACTTCAGGAATGACTAAACCATCTTCAGTTTGATAGTTTTCTAGAACACAACATAAAGCTCTTTCGGTTGCACACAAAGTAGAGTTCAAACAGTGGACGTATTTCTTatccttttgattttgggtCTTGATACCACATCtgatttcaagatttcTGGATTGGTAGTCAGTACAGTTAGAACATGAAACCAATTCCTtaaattctttttggaatGGGAACCAAGCTTCTAAATCGAATTTCTTGGCAGCTGCATTGTTCAATTCACCAGAGACAATACCAACGACTCTGTATGGAAGACCTAAGGACTTGTAGAATTCTTCAGAGTTGTTAATCATAATGTCAAACATTTCCCATGATTTTTCTGGTTCAGTGATACaaaattgttcaattttctcGAAAGCGTGAACTCTGAAAATACCCCATGCGTCCTTACCATGCGAGCCAGCTTCTCTTCTGAAACAAGAGGAGTAGCCGACATATTGTATTGGAAGCTGTTCAGCTGGAGATTCAAACCATTCGTTCGAATGATATGCAGAAATTGGCTGTTCAGAGGTTGCAATTAAATACttctcatcatcaccatcagTAACCTTGTACAATTCCTCATCAAATTCGGACAACTGTGCAGTCTTTGCCATGACATCCTTGTTCATCATAACAGGCGCTTGTAAAGGAGTGTAACCTTTCTTTGCCAAGAAAGATAAACCGTAGTTAATCAAAGCTTGGTTGAGGAAAACACCATACTGTCTCAAAAAGTAGCCTCTGTGACCAACAATCTTGACACCTCTTTCAGGATCGTAACCATCTAATCTAAGCAAAACTTCATGGTGAGATAATTTAGCTGGTGCACCAGTTGCAGTAGCAACATTGGTCAATTTATCGAATTCAGTACCTTCTGGAGTCCATGTTCTGACTAattcattgttttcttcatcgttAGAGACAACGACAGATTCATGGACAATGTTTCCAACTTGGTTGACCTTACTTCTGAGTTGTTTATCTGCAGCCTGTTCCCTTTCAATAGCTGCCTTCTTTTCCGCAATAATGGAgtctttttctttcaacaactcAGAAGCATCTTCTTTTGCCTTAAACTTTAGTCcaatttccttttgaaCCTTGTTTAACTTCTTGTTTAGTTCATCAGCAACGAATCTCAATCTGACCCATTCCTTGTattcattgatgatttcatcaacaatctcAACTGACGCACCTCTCTTTTTCTGAGATTCTCTAATAGCCTGAGGGTTACCacctttttcttcaataaactGTAGAATATCTAACATTGCAATATTATGTTTGGTTGattatttatatttctACAATAAAATCTTGTAGATCACACGAAGAGCATCCAAAATCATGTTACGGTTCTTCCTGGCAGATTAAAATCGTCgagtggaaaaaaaaagtgtaAAAATGTAATTATTTCACgggggaaaaaataaattcacTCAAAATGCGAAATAAGTAATGCAGTGACTGGTGATACTCATTTATAAATGGCTCTCTACTAAAAGGGGGAGTGGGAGAGAAGAGATTTGCTGTAAAACACCATAAAGGCTACATTCTGTACTAAGTGTACGGGCTCTTCCTAAAgaattatttattttttttttcattagaAACTAAAAACATAATAATTACGGAGCTTAATGATAAAGAGGATGTATAAAAACATTACTGACAGGATGGAGTCATGTACGTCCTAGCAGGAACAACGGTGAGTGGTGTGTAATTGAATATCAATTGACCAAAGAAATATCCTAAAATCATAGTTATAATGACATAACCATTGTAATACATCCACATCAACATAAGTAAGTAGGAAATGGTCCATTCCATCAGGTACAAACCGGAGCGGCCAATATGTTCTAAAGGGTTTGGATAGATGACAttgtctttcttctttagcCAGCCAATAAACCATCTGTGTGAAAAGGTTTGAAGTAAAGGTGCCCAGATATCAGAACCAGGTCTGTTTGTATTTACATCAATTACCTGATGATCAGAGGATGAGTGCTTATCTTCTGATGAATCATCGGTATTTGCAATATTGTTTGACTCACCGGCAGGACCACAACAGCTTTGGCATGCGTCAATgccatgttttttttgcttgaaattgatgatagAATTATCgtattcaacaataaacCTATGTAGCCAACAATATGAAATCacccaaaagaaaataccaATACATGTTCCAGCAAACATCCCACGGCTTGTAACATGCCATGACCTTGCCAAGAAACACGAGTCGATGGTATACCAGTTCCATAACATGGAAATTTTACATTTATGAGAAGTTGCGGCACCAGAACCAGCCATATCCATTTTTTGCTGCATTTCGTAGGGTAAAAAAACCTGTGACATGTTTGTTTAAAAAGTAAGACAGCTTGTAGTATTTTCGTTTAGTCAATGTAGAATACATCGTTTGAAGCGGCAGTACTCTGttatttaaagaaaaggttCATACTGCCAAAGAGCATATTATTAAGTTTTAATTGTAGATATAAGTAAGTAGTTGGGGGCATGAGAAAATTATCTCTGCTTTCTTGCCTTTTTAGGTAATAATTTCTAATAAAATTGCTCATGTATGCAAATTCATCAGTTTTCCTTCTATTTGAAGTAAAAGCTACGACAGTAGTAAACTGTCGTTAATATTTGCTCATTTTTTCGAAGCAATAGGATAATGTAGAACAATATTCACGGGTTTGTTTAAATTTGTTTGGTCCCGCAGTTAGTTGCTTTACTTGCAACTTTCTAGTTGAATGTCGAATATAAAGTAGCTCtttacttgaaaaaatggatGGCACTTCTACTATGAACCATATGGCAGGAATGAATACCATGAATGGTATGGATATGAGTAGCATAACAGGGACATTTACAATCTCTCCTACGAGCACAATGCACATGAGTATGGGTGGTATGGGAGCAATGTCAGAATCAGCAATGTCAATGATGACAGACATAGCGACTGCTACAATGTCTGAAATGGCTGGAATGTCTGGAATGGAAACTAAATCTGGAAGCATGCCTATGTCAAGTAGCACGGGTATGGCGGCCATGGGACATGGtggaatgaaaatgaaatgcTCAATGTCTATGTTATGGAACTGGAATACAAAAGACGTGTGTTTCATTTCCAAACAATGGAAAACTTCTACAAGGGCAC
Protein-coding regions in this window:
- a CDS encoding uncharacterized protein (PKUD0E03040; similar to Saccharomyces cerevisiae YLR411W (CTR3); ancestral locus Anc_4.277), with the protein product MSQVFLPYEMQQKMDMAGSGAATSHKCKISMLWNWYTIDSCFLARSWHVTSRGMFAGTCIGIFFWVISYCWLHRFIVEYDNSIINFKQKKHGIDACQSCCGPAGESNNIANTDDSSEDKHSSSDHQVIDVNTNRPGSDIWAPLLQTFSHRWFIGWLKKKDNVIYPNPLEHIGRSGLYLMEWTISYLLMLMWMYYNGYVIITMILGYFFGQLIFNYTPLTVVPARTYMTPSCQ
- a CDS encoding uncharacterized protein (PKUD0E03010; similar to Saccharomyces cerevisiae YDR020C (DAS2); ancestral locus Anc_3.248), which translates into the protein MFLIHESIQPGISRGWYSNYLFKLETMSSEISTILVLIAGGHSSGKECGATLLKEQLLSRFKHDVLNIQTINMQDYMSESAGCGSRAPLQFNFDQIKNDLTQQMNDGISDVIILYGLYALYDKEIVEMATIRTYIDCDADVRLGRWIKRDILQDEKDGENEQKKLELLLNVYLNYSRHEMKTYIQDTRERADVILPRGADPVGFTLVLDGIQPLLIKKLERKTVSFSDTESSLSVTPNIQQPQRSFSTSSMNRETVISHLKELSQEPSVKSLSNDNFANSNKIYYELN
- a CDS encoding uncharacterized protein (PKUD0E03030; similar to Saccharomyces cerevisiae YDR023W (SES1); ancestral locus Anc_3.251), with protein sequence MLDILQFIEEKGGNPQAIRESQKKRGASVEIVDEIINEYKEWVRLRFVADELNKKLNKVQKEIGLKFKAKEDASELLKEKDSIIAEKKAAIEREQAADKQLRSKVNQVGNIVHESVVVSNDEENNELVRTWTPEGTEFDKLTNVATATGAPAKLSHHEVLLRLDGYDPERGVKIVGHRGYFLRQYGVFLNQALINYGLSFLAKKGYTPLQAPVMMNKDVMAKTAQLSEFDEELYKVTDGDDEKYLIATSEQPISAYHSNEWFESPAEQLPIQYVGYSSCFRREAGSHGKDAWGIFRVHAFEKIEQFCITEPEKSWEMFDIMINNSEEFYKSLGLPYRVVGIVSGELNNAAAKKFDLEAWFPFQKEFKELVSCSNCTDYQSRNLEIRCGIKTQNQKDKKYVHCLNSTLCATERALCCVLENYQTEDGLVIPEVLRKYIPGEPEFIPFVKELPKNSTSNKKK
- a CDS encoding uncharacterized protein (PKUD0E03020; similar to Saccharomyces cerevisiae YDR021W (FAL1); ancestral locus Anc_3.249), whose product is MEFDRELDKELKFKTSKKVPVTPTFEAMGLKESLLRGIYGYGFTLPSAIQSRAITQIISGRDTIAQAQSGTGKTATFSIGMLEVLDTGNRSTQAIVLSPTRELAVQIQNVIRALGDYMNIRVHACVGGKSVGEDVKALTKGQHVVSGTPGRVLDMIKRRSMTTRNVKVLILDEADELLGKGFQDQIYDIYRHLPPGCQVVVVSATLPKEVLNMTKKFMSDPVKILVKRDEITLEGIKQYFVQVEKEEWKFDTLCDLYDSLTITQAVIFCNTKKKVDWLASELKKANFTVVSMHGDMKQEERDKIMNEFRLGNSRVLISTDVWARGIDVQQVSLVINYDLPTDRENYIHRIGRSGRFGRKGVAINFVTEEDVSTLHDIENYYSSQIEEMPVNIASIM